The genomic stretch TGGCCCGAATCTGCCTGCCGCTATTTCCACCAGTTCGTATTTGTCTTTGATCACCTTGCCGTTTTGAATGGTAAGATCCAGTTTACCTACAAATGAACCAAAAGCACCGGGTTCCACCACCTTGCTGTACGTACACTGAATGGGTTTACGAACCCTTTCATGCGTATCGCCGCCAAGGATGTAATCAACCCCTTTGCACTCTTCTGAATTTGCCAGGTGGATCTGTTGTGATAATCCTAAATGGGCCACTATCAAAACATAAGCGCATTGCTCCTGGTTACGTAATACATCCACGTAATGTGCCAGGTTCTCTTCGGGCTTGGTGTAAATGATGCCTTTGCTGTAATTGGGTGATTGGCGCAAGGGAACCAGTGGGTCGGTATATCCCAGGAAACCGATCTTTACGCCCTTGATATTCCAGATATAATAGGGAGGAAAGATCAGTTCCCCCTTTTTATTATCGCCCAGGTCGTGATACATATTGGCACAAACCTTCGGTGCATTCAATGAGCCCAACAGGGTCTGCATGGCCTTTTTATAATAAATGACCTCCCAGTTCCCGGGAAGATAGAGGTCGTAACCCAGTGCATTTAAAAGGGGCACCATTGCCTTGCCGGTGGTTTTAACCGATAGTTCACTTCCCTGGAACATGTCGCCGGTATCAATTAAAAAAGAATGGGGATTCTTCTTTCTTTCTTTATGCAGGTAAGTAGCCAGGTGTGCGTACCCGCCAGTTTTACGGAATACGGCTTTGTCATTTTCCCAGAATAATTCATCGTGCGGATGCACCTGGCAGTGCACATCGGTGGTTTGCAGAATGGAAACGGTAAATGGTTTTTCATCCCCGGGTTCTTCATCGCTCTCCTTTTTGCCGGCTGTTCCGGCCATGGAAAGAATGGGTGTTGAAGCGAGCAATCCTGCCCCGCCAAGGGTGCTTAACTTTTTAATGAAATCTCGTCGCTGGTTTTTCATATGCCACATTATTTTTTTTCTGAGGATGTTTTTTGTTTTACTGCTTCTTCCATTTTCTTTTGTGCTTCCACGATGGGTTTGAAAGGACCGTACTTGTGCTGCGCTTCCGTAAAAGCATCTGCATACGGGCCAAATGGATGATCAGCCGGTTTTTTTGAAATATCGGGCCAGTCTTTCGGAACATTGATGTGCGGTCTTGCCTGTGAAACAACAAAAGCCGCTACATCCCATGCTTCTTCATCGGTGAGTTGCGGATTCTGGTGTGTTACGCCCAGCGGCATATTATATTTTATGTATTTGGCAAAATTGCTGATGCGGTACAGACCGGCACCATCATTAAAACTGTTCTTGCCCCATAAGGCCGGGTACGTATATTCTGTTTTATCCAACGTAAAGACCCCTTCGCCGTTTGCCTGGTGGCAGCTCTGGCACTTTGCAGTATAAACAGACATCCCGTTCTCAGGACTGGCGGCACGGTCAAGCCAGGCAAGGTCTTTAAACCCCGAACCTTCTGCTTTTTTCCCTTTCTCCACATTCGATCCTACAAAGTTGATGT from Chitinophagaceae bacterium encodes the following:
- a CDS encoding 5'-nucleotidase C-terminal domain-containing protein, whose amino-acid sequence is MKNQRRDFIKKLSTLGGAGLLASTPILSMAGTAGKKESDEEPGDEKPFTVSILQTTDVHCQVHPHDELFWENDKAVFRKTGGYAHLATYLHKERKKNPHSFLIDTGDMFQGSELSVKTTGKAMVPLLNALGYDLYLPGNWEVIYYKKAMQTLLGSLNAPKVCANMYHDLGDNKKGELIFPPYYIWNIKGVKIGFLGYTDPLVPLRQSPNYSKGIIYTKPEENLAHYVDVLRNQEQCAYVLIVAHLGLSQQIHLANSEECKGVDYILGGDTHERVRKPIQCTYSKVVEPGAFGSFVGKLDLTIQNGKVIKDKYELVEIAAGRFGPSAEMTALIKENEKPFEKDIYSVVGYSTIPLYRYFVVENPIDTMILDALKWKEPDVDIVLSNGFRFCPPRTTPDHTGNIPITEGFIYDMLPVDSTVRTGMVTGKQIHDWLESELHNVFAKDASERFGGWAIKFKGMKVTFNAFAEKGKRVQSVNVETTALDLDKTYRICACERDGDPSDMLCRMRNVSNAKNTNHTLHSVMRDYLAVNSPVTPVPPENADILDAPQTLLTQVTGVDYRFH
- a CDS encoding c-type cytochrome translates to MHNEQEEGKITQGLVSVINRLMFIVVVLVITIVAIPFILYYTGKPGKSVEQTQDATAQPGTPKADAGNYWTAPDISTIPDAKQKEQVTYGQELIAHTSRYLGPNGSVMQISNGMNCQNCHLQAGTVVFGNNYGSVASLYPKFRARSGGVEDIYKRVNDCFERSLNGKALPKTSKEMQAIVSYINFVGSNVEKGKKAEGSGFKDLAWLDRAASPENGMSVYTAKCQSCHQANGEGVFTLDKTEYTYPALWGKNSFNDGAGLYRISNFAKYIKYNMPLGVTHQNPQLTDEEAWDVAAFVVSQARPHINVPKDWPDISKKPADHPFGPYADAFTEAQHKYGPFKPIVEAQKKMEEAVKQKTSSEKK